CGTCCTTTTATTCCAGACCAGAGAActtgggctgagggcaggttgcCTCTAGCTAAATTAGGTGTAGTTATGAATCAGGAAGGCCCCCATCCAaatctgccctctgccctgaacTCTTAGGATCACCCTTCTCaacctctttccctccctgcctgcctgccacccaCCCAGCCCAGTAATTTACTGGGATTCTGTGACCTGAATGAGAAGATTTGGTAAGAAGGGATTGTAGGCCCCTTAAGTTGCTCCTTTGCTTGCAAGGGGGGGCTTTAGCTTGGGATCTGAGCTGATCCGGAGGGTGGCACTATGCACAAGACAGCTGGGAGCTGTAAATCACTGAGGAGGAGGGTGGCGGGGCAGCAGCCCTAGAGCTTGGGGTAGGCGGGTCCAGCTCTAACACCTCTCCCTCccaaactccctccctcccagccaagGTTCCCTTCCCCCTGACCCTGCGGTTCAAGCCCATGCTGCAGCGTGGAATTAGCCTTCCTTCCTTGGACCCCTCTTGGTAAGCACCTGCCTGCCCCCAGGCCCAGCCAGCCCTTCCAtgggtttggggtggggatggCTTCTGGCCTGGGTTCCCACCCTGGGGGACTGGGGGCCAGGAAGGCTCCCTGAGATAGTCACTGACAGATGTTTTCACTTCCCAGGGTGAGTTCGGCCTCCTGGTACTTCCTCAACGTTTTTGGCCTCCGCCGAGTGTACAGCCTCATCCTGGGAGAGGAGACTGGTGAGAGGCAGCTTGGGGACAGGGAGTGTTGGGCTTAAAGGTGGGGTTGGTGTCTTACGTGGGATGTACCTCTTCAGATTGCAACGTGGAGGGTGGACGTTTGAGGGCTTATTGCGGCACGTGCTTTCATGAACTAGAGACTACTTTGACGGCTGCATGAAGTGGTGCTGATACTTTGGGGaaccagtttgaaagcatgggGGGCAGCGCCCAACCTCTCAGGGTTGTAGCGGTCACATGTTGGAACTTGCTCTGTACAGCCACTCACTCCTGCACTTGGACTACTCTTTGCAACTCCACTATTGCTCTATAGGTCAATGCAGAGGaacaagtgtaaaaaaaaaaaccatttctgCTGAGTTTACACCTAATCAAAGGCAGCCAGACTGTTAATAGCTGACAGTTATCTCTTGCCTTGTTGTCAACTTGCAATGTTTACATGCCTCCCTCACAAGCTTCCCTGATGTTCTCTCCACAGCTGCAGAGCAGAACCAGCTGCTCCTGCAGGACCAGTTCCTCAGCCCAGctgtccccaccccacctgaTCCCAACAAGGCTTTCAAGGTACTGCCCTAGTTTGTTTCAATGGTTTCACTTAGGTGAGAGCACGTAGCTGGTAAGATTAGATGCAGTCCATTTGATGCAAGACTAATTGGCTGGATGGCATCTTATCTGCAGGGCGACAGCTGTGCCACTCCAGCTGCTGTGCATGTGCAGGGTCTCTGCTGTGCCACAGTGAGACTTGTGGGTGTAGGCAGCCCCGCAGATCCCAAGAGCTGGTGCTGTGGCCCAATATGTGCGCTAGACAatatctttttaaagaaatgacaGGAGGGGGGCTCAACATATGGTTGAACTCGCAACTCCCATCGGGCCCCAGACAGCAGGGCAgttggtcagagatgatgagccAGTTTCCCCTCCTACCTTAAATCATTGCCATGGCCTCCTTGGGTGGTCTTAGGAGAACCCTCTCGGctatcctccccccacccccaacaaggAGACAGTGCTGACCTTTCCTACGGGATCACTGTAAAACTGTACTGTGAGTGAGCATGGGAACACTTTGGAAGTTAAGGGCCATACAAACACCTCGGGAACAGTCAGCGCTGCTCATTTTGAAGCTTAGAGCTTTGTGCTTGCCAGGGCTGTCACCTAGCAAACATCTCTGATGGCACTGGTGTTTGCACACACAGCCACACACATCCTGTTCAGCACAATAatttctgtttgtgcaatgggacttccttctccccccccccccaaagtatccCAGAGGGCTGGGGGAACCATATGGACCAGATTTAAGGGGCACATGGGAGAACATTCCGTTGCACAACCAGAAGTCCTTACGCTGACGGAACGATGGTCTTGGTGCTGCTGGATCCCACCCTTTGATTGCAGCTTGATGCAGAGCTTGTATGTGTGAGTTTCTGCAGCGATACGCTGCTCAAGGCTGACAGACTCTTTTTCTCCATCCAGGCCGAGTGGGAAGCTTTGGAGTTGGTTTCTCATCACTGGGCTCTGCAGGATGTGGAAGAGCAGTTGATGTCACAGGACCTCAAGCTGGCAGGGCTGCCTGGGCCTGATTGATCCCATCCTGTGACTGCTGCAGGCTACTTCTGTCCTATGggacaaatgtgtgtgtgcaagagaccCTTTCACCTCCTTGGGAGGTGGAAGAGGCTGACCCTCCCTGCATAATCAGTGTGGAACGGCTTTTCATCTTAGAGGCAGGAAGGTTGCAGAAGAGAGCTTGAAGTCTGTAGCATGACCCGCCCCCCCCATCAGTCAGTCAGAGCAGTGGGCAAATAGCCTCTGTGGAACTGGCTCTGGGTGCCTGAAGTCTTGCAGGCGTAGCTGGAGCCAGCAGGTTAATGTCAAAAAGCTCCTTTTCTTGTTCTGCTTGCAGAGAGAGAAGCCCAGTGTGGCAGACAGCTTTATGGGATGCCAGTCCCAAGTGTGTGTACAACAAGTTTGGCTATTAAAAGCAAGGTAGCTGCAACAAACCCTGCTTTACTCTCCTTATTTGCAGTCTCCATGCCTGGCCTGCCCCTTGGTGGCTGGTGCATAAACACTGCCTAGGTTCTTCCACGCTGCACCTTGAAAGAGTTTTCGAGAAAAGCAGCACCTCCTTAAACTTTGCAGGGAAAGGGAGGACTGAGTGGAAGCTCAGGGCCAGTGTAACTTGAAATATAAGGCACCAGTTTTGAGCAGGGGGGCACACAATGTATTAACTGAGAACTCCAGTAATGCTTCTGCCACGTTGAACAGGCTACTTAGCACTGTCAAAGGCCTCCACCTCCAGCCTCTCCAAGCACCCAAGTTGAATCCCACCCTGCAATGGTACTCTGCCCATCCAGTCGAGTTCTTTTCTCCTTCCGAGAGAGAATCATGGCCTCCACAGCGCAAGCTGGCCACCACATTGGAGGTTGCTGTCCAGAAGTTGGAAGAGTCATGTTGTGGTTGCCTCTGTCCAGGCTGGCAGAAACCGATGGTTTGGAGAACACGATCCTCCTCTACTTAGGGGTAAATGTATCATTGAAGCTTGCCAACTGTCTTCCTTCCCAGAGGTCAGTCCACTTCTAAGCTATCCAGCACCAAAGAGCATGGAACAGCTTGAAGGCTACCAGGGAAGCGTgcacctccctgctgctgctgctgaccagatttgaattcattggtgTGGCATCTCGCTACCAGACATTGGTTTTCCTTACCCATCCCTCTGCAGAGCAGATGGCAAAAGCAGCAGAAGGAAGTGCAAGTCTACCGCTCTCTTATGGCTTGCTACAATGGCCAGGAACGTTTGCAAGAGAAGTCCCCACGAGTGGCACCATGAATTCTCTCTGTTCCCACACGTGGGCATAACTATGATGGGACATGCAGTGGCAGCTTGAGACTGGAGATGCCAGTGCCTGAGGAGGCTGGAAGTGAGTCAAAGCACTACCACGACTGCATCACAATCTGAAGCAGCGTAGAAGTCGCCAacacggtgccctccagatgttgctgggattACAAAGTCCTATAAGGCCATGGGGGTGTTGGGGGGCATCCAGTTGGCTTGCCCTGTTTGTGGAAGAGTCCTGGATCCAAAGAGAGGAATGAAGCGCTCAGGAGGGAAATGGGGGCAAAAGGAGGCCACATGCCATTTGAAAGAAGTTACTTTATGTACAAGTTTTGCCACGTGccaaaaatattttcttctgggaaaaaaaaacaccttcaaaagaaaagaaagaagcccCCAGAGTCAAGTGAAGGAATATTCTTCCCAAACTCCTTAAGAAAACACCCGATGTGCTTCTGCAGGCCAACCCTGCCTCCGCGGGTGTCCTGTCCCTGCTCTCCCCAAACATTGCACACAGAAACCTATTTACAAGCCAGTGCAATCCCTGagcctggaagcagcagcagtggcaccaGACACACTCAGCAGAGAGAACTTCCATGCACTTCTGTGGGCCCAGGGCAGGCGCACCACCCCAGGCACCAGGTGCCAGGGCAGAGAAGGAAGGGGGCATTCAGTGCTGGTGGCGGCGGGTGTTGGAGACACTCCTCctctgccggggggggggtgtgtggtggcggcagcagcagcagctgtgaccCGGTGCAGGCCCCAAACCCCTCCGTGGCCTTGCCACAGGCTTTGCTGCTAGACTCTGAAGCGGCACCTCAGCCCAGCAGCTCGACCACCACCCCTGTAGCTAGAGAGGGGCTTTGGAAGCAGCCAGCTGTCAGAGAAGGAGGTCCATGAAATGCAGGTCAAGGGGAGCCGTTGGCTGAGAGAGGAAGACGGCGGTGGGGCAATGGCTGGAATTATTGCTCTTGTTGAGGGGAAGAGGAGGCACTTGGGAGGTGAGGGGGGAGAAAACAAGGGTCTGTTTATCCAGCCAGTGACCAATGggaggggttttttggggtgggggaagtgtcCCAACCGGCTGCAGAACCACAGCGGGGTTTGAATACCTTTGCAAAGTCCTGCAGGGCTGTCTAGAGCAGAGGCCCTAAAACCAGGAGCAGCAGAAAAAGGGCAACTCCCCCTGATGCTAGAGagtaaaaggggagggggcagcacCCACAAGGGATCACACGAACGATGCACacatcccctcccccatgtgagaTGGAGAAGAGGGACActtcaccccctcccccttcgCATCTTATAAAAATGCTGGTGCAAGACAGTGGCCCTGTCAAGGgggcaggacacacacacacaccaaaacaccCCCTTCAGAGCAGGGGAACTATGTGCAAAGCAAAGGGCCCTGCGGTTTGGGGCACAGCAGAGGGgatccattccccctcccccctattCCATAGCCTGAGTAAAGAGCTGCTGCCCTTGGAGAATCCACTGCTGGCTTCAGTCTGAGGAAGGGAAGAGGCAGGGCATGCAGCCGCCCTCCCCGGCTGCagatggaggagggagggtggggaTCAAGGTCAGTCCACATCCATAAAGTCCCTACTGGCTTGCTCTCTGGGGTGGGGCTCGCAGCAGGCCCCGCCGCCACCACCGCCGTCCTGGTCTCTGGAACCTGCGGCACTCGTGGGCGCAGCAAGGAGGACAGGGTGCCGGATTTTGTCCTGGCGCTGGTAGAAGAGCACATAGGCAGCTTTGGACTGTTGGGGGAGAAAAGAAGCATAAGAGGCAGCAGGTGAGGGCAAAAGGGATGCTTGGGAGCCTAAGATGCAGATCAGGGGAAGGGGGGTCACAGGATGGGGCGAGGGAGAGTCGGGAGACATGCAAAGCTCCACACCGTTGAGTTAAAATGTCCTGTGCCGCTTTTTCAAAGAGGATCAAAGCAACTTGCACTACAGGAAACTCAGTTCACAAAGAATCAATGGGGTAGAGTAGATCACATAACCAAGAAGGGGGGTTTGTGTTTGAGTTCTCCTTGCCCCACATCTCCAGGCCATGAAGCTGATAGAACAAGTCATTCTCAGAGGTGTGAGGATATTGTTGGGTtggagggggaaggagagcagtcaGATCTCGAGATCCATTGCTTGAGGGCTGCATAACTGCTACCCTGAGCTCACTGGAGGAAGGGCAGAGTGCCAACGTGAGAGATTCAAGTTCCTGACCCTCCATTCTTAGTCCATGGAAAGACCAATGAAGCGGACAGACTGCAGTGCCAAGACCTCCTTcctgcccccactgcacccctcAACTTGTTCAGGATAACACCAGGGAGCTTCTAAAGCAGGAAAAAGGGATAAGTATCAGTCTGCTTGAGAAAAGAGACTGGAGGACAACCAAGTTCTGCTTCTTCCTTGCAAATGAAAAGCCCAGTCTGCTTAGAGACATGCCTTGCTGAGATGCGATGGAGGTGTTTTTGTAAAGAGATGCACAGGCCATCGAGAGGGAGATTTTGCCAGCCAGGCTGCCAGCCAAGAGGGTGGGGTGGCATTGGCATCCAAGACACCTGCCAGCAAGTGCCAAGAAGCTGAGCCCATCCAGGGCTGCCCTGCCTGACTCACCTCAATCTGGACTTTGGAAACTGCAGAGACACTGCTGTCATCAAAGTAGAACCACGTTCCGCTGTCTTTGTTCCGGGCAAAAGTCGTGTCTAGAGGGCACAAAGACCAGTCAGACTCACCAAAGTGCTGCTTTGCCCTCTGACACCCATTGTGCCCCTTCAGGTGCTTCACAATCACATCACCTGTCAGCCACTACCTAAGCACTTGGGTCCTCCATTTGTGGAACCTTCCTCCCATTTGAAGAGAAAAGAATCGGGCCAGCTGGAGCTTCTGCACAAACAGCATTTTGCGTGGCGCACCCAGTCCTCTGGGGCGGGAATCTGCGGGGTGGGCTACCTGCACTGCTCCTCTGCTGCATGAATCCTGCCGCTAGCTGAGACATCCATCAGCAGGGcctcagtttacatttaaagcgGAACCGAGCAAGTTCTAAGCTGAACTAGTGTCCACTAAGATCTCTGAAACTACAAAAGGGCTGGTGAGGTCTTAACAGTTGGAGAAGGGATTTTCATTCCGCACtgagctttccccctcccctcagggACACCACTTCCTACCCGCCCCTCTTTCATCTACCAATAGCCAACTTAGCCTTTTCTAATAGCAGCTGTTTACTCCCCATGTGAAATTCTGCAACAATGAATTGTTCATTTCTAGACTGTTCTCATGGTCATTTCTGTTCCTTACTGTTTTGTTCCCCCAAAAAGAAATAGCTCTCGCACAGACACACAGGCCACATTCAcctgcagtgctaaagaatggTTTAGCATCCTGATAGGCCACAGCAGGCCGTGGGCTTGTGTTTTTGGCAGGGGAGCTGCAAGACACTTCAGTTTCTGTCCTAATTAGCCAGAGTTCAATGTGATGTCCTAAACTGAACTTAATCATAACTATGGTTACAGAAAACAAActggcttcataaaccatggtttgaagttggctggtTTTCACTAACCATGGCTAAGACTAATTGAACTGACATAAACTGTGGATGTCACAACAAGCTGAGGTTACGCCCTTCCTCAAGGAGTTTCACCCCATGTCTCATTTAATTAAAGCATCTGCTCTGTTGTATCTGTACAGCATGTCACCAATGCTGGTTTCATTTACTTGCTTCTACTGACTCCGCAAATGTTCTCTGCTCTGTTGGTTTGTACAGTTTTTAAAGCTGAGTTTTATTATTCTACTGTTTGATGTGAACCCCCCACCCCCGGGAGGGGTTCTTTGTAACTAGAGGGTATCATATAAGTATTACAAGATGGTGATAATAACAATACAGATTTAAATTCAGTTTACCCCTTTTTTCTGTGTTTAAGATGATGTTTTTTGCTAAATTTTGTTagtcaaaaattgggggtcatcttatacatgggaaaatatggtatttccTTGATCTTCCTGCAGCTGCCAGAGAATGCTTCCACACATGCCGCTCtttctcacatgcacacacatatgtgCCGGGTCATGGGCTGCGCTGCAAACCACGCAAAGTTACGGGCAGCAACCGGAGCACTGAAAGGCAAGTGCATCTGGGGCCCGCTCCCCTCCTTTGCTTGGCGTGTGTGCCCTGGAGAAAGAAACAGAGTGCCCCAAGTGCCAACGGCTGCCTGGGGAGACTTCAGGCTCTCCAGCAGTAAAGCACAATGTCCCTTCAGTGCCACCGCCAGGAGAATGGGGGTTGCGGTCAAAATTATCTCAACAGCTTTGAGGGCAATTGCCCCCCAAAAGCTGAGCAAATTCTTAATTTCTTAGTttgaggttaaaaaaaaataggggtcgtcttatacatgcaAAAGTATGGTACTACatggggtgggattcacctaataaGCCCTGGTCAGGAGAAGCCCTGCCCAGGGACttccacaatggggctttccttccctctcccctctctgagctccccctgaaattggctctgggggCATGTGGAAATTGAGAGAACTCGCCAGATCAGCAcacggggaggaggggagggatcattccatctggcaagctgaaatgcttgcgcaGACAGAATTACTGGAAAGCCACCCATTAGATCTCAGATTTACCTATTGTGAATTTTCACTTTGTAGGAAGGATAAATGAACCAAAGTCTGCCCAACAAAAAGCTGGCTCTAATTTTGCTGTTAACCATTTCATTTCAACTCCACGTGCCTCTTCCCCACCCTGCATCCATTCCCTTCAACACAAAAAGAATACACACAGCCCCAAAAGAATACATACAGTGCCCATCTCGGAGGCCCCCGTAGTGGTTCGACACGGCGATGAGGTCATATTTGTACAGTGTGGGGTCAGTGTCTTTCTGTGGCTTGATGACGAACTCTGAGAAATCGAGATCCCTACAGGACAGAGACGATAATGCTGCTGTTTCCTAGGGCCAGAGGGGGATCCCCTCAGCAACACCCTCCACACAGTTTTGGGGCAGAACCAGCACTGGCATCAAAAGTCACAGCCACCCTATTCCTAAGCATACTCCTAAGCATCATGCTAACTTCTGGGGTTTAAGGCTGCACTTTCCTGAAGTGTTTTCAAGAACACCTTGAAACACAAACACCCGCTCagaaattctccccccccccccccggtaaggCCCGTTACTTCCTGCCGACAGCTGAAGAGAGTCTTGTGAATCAGCCCATAGAAAGTTGCTAGCTTTCAGTTGTTTTTACTAGACTGCtaagggggagaagaaaaggctaaggagtaaaccccacAAAATTTTTGAGTGGAGTCCTGCATATGGCCAAATGGCACCTTGAACGCcttcttccggcaactcctgcaggcaAGCTAGGGACAAATATATTGTTCTGCTTCCTTTGGAGGCCAAAAGGGGGCAGGTCTTGTCTCTGGGCAACCCAGAACTTCCACACtggctgcccaggcttgcgcctcgGTTTGGTggtgctaacacagtggtttgactgcccactccattgtctcttgagacagacggatgccaacaagtgACTTCTAACCTCTGTTTCCCAGCAGGTTGTGGCGGGAGAGAAACCCTTTGCTTTCCGTAAAGCAGGAAAATGCAGACGACTAACCTCCGAGCACGCTAGTAAAAACAAATGTCTTCTACCAGTTGGGTTGGTGTAGGAGGAATGCTTAGACATGCTAGTGATCAAGTGATCTATAAATGCCACGAACAAACAAATGCCAGGCTGGCTCAGGCTCTCAAGCACCACACAATTCTAGAGTGCCCTCTGGGTGCCCTGAAGTCTGACATGGGGGGAACCCATGCTGGACTCTTGACTCTCATCATCTCCACCTTTGGGCCACCCTGActtgggctgatgggtgttgagaGCCCACAGTGCccggagagccacaagttccccatcctgcattaaagtcattttttaaaaaagcaaatgtgCTCCATTTTATCAGGTATCTTCAGAACTGGGGAAGTGCTCCCTGCAAGCTGCATAAGCCAGCTCCAGTGGGAAGTCAACATGCCTTCTGAAAAACCTTTATTGATACTGGGTTCAAAAGGAGGAGATAACTCTTTGGCCCATGGAATCCTGAAAATTTAACAAGCATGCCTGTTTCCTCTGAAAGATTTCTCCCCAGTGGAATGATTTCAGAGGCATGAGCCACCCCAAATAAGCTGCCCCCATGTCTCTTCTCACCCCTACAAATTGTCTAATGATTTGGACCAAGTGGCTTACTGGACAGGGAACTCCACCAGGGTGTCAAGCTTCTCCCTGGAGAACTTGGTGTAGGAAAAGCGCTTGAGGTGGATGATCAGGATCTCTGGCAGCGACCACAAGTCCAGCTTCTTGGTGGCCAACTGGTGCTTCTTGCAGGTGGGGCAGTACCTGCACGAGAGGAGCTGGGGGTGAGCACAGCACTCAGAACAGCAGAAAAGCCACAGGTGTTTGCAGGAGGACTAGCAGGCAACCCATCTTAGGACACAAAGGAGGAATCCTGAGATGGGTATCTGGGTTGGGGGTAGGAGAACGTGAAAATGATTTGGTCAGGGCACCCAAAATCCTGCAACACACACCAGTTCTGAAAACTGAAAAATGCCTAGCCAAACACTAGGTGAAAAAGAGGGTCATCAGGAGGATCTGCAAAGAGACTGGCATATTTACCCACCAACCCCATGGTTCATCATCTCTTTGAAGTGAGAAGTCTGGAAGTCTGGTGTCATCAGCTGTGATGGACCAGAAGACTCTGCCATTGATGCCCGCTGCACATGAAGGCATGTTGCCCATGATGAAACCTATGCACATCCTGTGTGTGCGGAGGGGTGGGGGTTGTCTTCCCCTCTTACATAACAAAAGTGCACAGGGTCacattgcatgggggggggactcCCTCCTTCTCAAGATCCCCCGAAGGCTCTCCAGTCAGGCTAGGCAAGAGGGTTCCAGCTGTAAGGCCCCTTGGCTGCCACTACCAGGCCAGAGTCGAATGGGGCCATCTGCACAGCAAGCAATACCAGGCCTGAACAGTTTGAGCCATAAGAGAATCTGAGGCGCTGCAGCTTTGCCAACCCATGACTGGAAGGTCAGAGCCAGCTGCCTCCAGGATTCGACTCTGCTCCACCGGTagctccttcccttcctttctgcCTCTGGAAGCAAGAGCCCCACCCGACCCACCAGGGCTCTCACCAGGGATTCTCCTCCTCCAGGGTCTCCACGGTGGTGAAGAGTTCGAGGCACTCCTGCAGCCTCACTGGATTCTTCCTTGGCGTGAAGTCCATGCAGTCGTGCTTGATGTAGCCCTGGCAGTGCacacacagtggggggggggagaggtgagcAGAAGTGGGGAGAGGGCGCCCATCACCCTCCAGTTTTTTGCTTGTTGTCCCTGAGAGCCAGGCAGGCAGGAACTGGGAGTC
This portion of the Podarcis raffonei isolate rPodRaf1 chromosome 17, rPodRaf1.pri, whole genome shotgun sequence genome encodes:
- the LOC128405135 gene encoding ER membrane protein complex subunit 3-like isoform X2, yielding MTKSPVTLCSLRVCFLYVLILARSRLLRENGRFLTHQGFLMRKHHFNNPESGFFRQTKRKVQPRNLLTDPSLVMEMMKGNLVHVLPMILVGGWINWAFSGFVATKVPFPLTLRFKPMLQRGISLPSLDPSWVSSASWYFLNVFGLRRVYSLILGEETAAEQNQLLLQDQFLSPAVPTPPDPNKAFKAEWEALELVSHHWALQDVEEQLMSQDLKLAGLPGPD
- the LOC128405135 gene encoding ER membrane protein complex subunit 3-like isoform X3 translates to MAAPELRLDGSIRFWVLLPVAWIALAIGVLRLRIAGLLRGERALGWLEQRQDTQILARSRLLRENGRFLTHQGFLMRKHHFNNPESGFFRQTKRKVQPRNLLTAKVPFPLTLRFKPMLQRGISLPSLDPSWVSSASWYFLNVFGLRRVYSLILGEETAAEQNQLLLQDQFLSPAVPTPPDPNKAFKAEWEALELVSHHWALQDVEEQLMSQDLKLAGLPGPD
- the LOC128405135 gene encoding ER membrane protein complex subunit 3-like isoform X4, translating into MYWQILARSRLLRENGRFLTHQGFLMRKHHFNNPESGFFRQTKRKVQPRNLLTDPSLVMEMMKGNLVHVLPMILVGGWINWAFSGFVATKVPFPLTLRFKPMLQRGISLPSLDPSWVSSASWYFLNVFGLRRVYSLILGEETAAEQNQLLLQDQFLSPAVPTPPDPNKAFKAEWEALELVSHHWALQDVEEQLMSQDLKLAGLPGPD